A genome region from Patescibacteria group bacterium includes the following:
- a CDS encoding pilin, with the protein MYKRKLKNLLMLCIIALVLTGPSLVSIAQAADTEGTIPTQIPSAGFQAKPSDAEVQAAPGKLLTTGLSWFYAIAAILCVAVIIWAGITYATAGGDEEKVGKAKNRLIYGIIGVALIIGAYAITQLIKSAMSGNAPTAPTLQ; encoded by the coding sequence ATGTACAAACGCAAACTGAAAAATCTGTTAATGTTATGCATTATTGCCTTAGTTTTAACAGGCCCGAGTTTGGTTTCCATAGCCCAAGCAGCAGACACAGAGGGTACTATCCCCACTCAAATCCCTTCTGCTGGCTTTCAAGCAAAACCTAGCGATGCAGAAGTACAGGCAGCCCCTGGTAAACTACTGACCACAGGACTAAGTTGGTTCTATGCTATTGCCGCAATACTTTGTGTGGCTGTTATTATTTGGGCAGGAATTACCTATGCGACCGCAGGTGGCGACGAGGAAAAGGTGGGGAAAGCAAAAAATCGTCTTATTTACGGCATCATTGGGGTAGCCTTGATTATCGGCGCTTACGCGATTACCCAACTGATTAAGAGTGCGATGTCTGGCAACGCACCAACAGCACCGACATTGCAGTAA
- a CDS encoding pilin encodes MKLNYKKIVPILSLFTIISLFGLYSFTAIAADPTDTWKEQKIPVTGPEMSTDAPKNMVTIALNWFYIIAAVLCVAVIIWAGITYATAGGDEEKVGKAKNRLIYGIIGVALIIGAYAITQLIKSAMSGTAPAAPTL; translated from the coding sequence ATGAAGTTAAATTACAAAAAAATTGTTCCCATACTAAGTCTTTTCACTATAATTAGTTTGTTTGGTCTTTATAGTTTCACAGCAATAGCAGCAGATCCAACAGACACATGGAAAGAACAAAAGATCCCCGTAACAGGCCCAGAAATGTCCACTGACGCGCCCAAGAATATGGTTACCATAGCCCTGAACTGGTTCTATATCATTGCCGCCGTTCTTTGTGTGGCTGTTATTATTTGGGCAGGAATTACCTATGCGACCGCAGGTGGCGACGAGGAAAAGGTGGGGAAAGCAAAAAATCGTCTTATTTACGGCATCATTGGGGTAGCCTTGATTATCGGCGCTTACGCGATTACCCAACTGATTAAAAGTGCGATGTCTGGTACAGCACCAGCAGCGCCAACATTGTAA
- a CDS encoding glycosyltransferase: protein MQISVIIPTCGRARELNLCLEGLKKQTLKPKEIIVVNDSRTGAPNKFQGVKVIATRGSIGPGRAKNAGARIARGEVLAFLDDDCAPSPHWLAEIAKPFKNREIVVVAGRIVEKRLQSKQGAFSDIILNLPFYPFYLLCRKRAGGTIYFNGRVDARLSLATQGFCDWGGAGNLAVRNSYFQEVGGFEKNFLPGPNLEEPDLCLRIKHRGGKVFYNGQAFVVHSYSPGGRLAPLEAMKNLRANEVYFGLKNIAFQNIFTFIAFFSYQAWQIFIYSLLALIEREYWQRVRGKFKGFARYKRVNDS from the coding sequence ATGCAAATCTCGGTTATTATTCCTACTTGCGGCAGGGCGCGCGAACTTAATCTGTGCTTAGAGGGTTTAAAAAAGCAGACCTTGAAGCCTAAGGAGATTATTGTTGTTAATGACAGTCGCACCGGGGCGCCAAATAAGTTTCAAGGAGTTAAAGTGATTGCGACCCGCGGTAGTATTGGTCCTGGAAGGGCTAAAAACGCGGGAGCGAGGATAGCTCGGGGGGAAGTATTAGCTTTTTTAGATGACGACTGTGCCCCCTCTCCTCATTGGCTCGCGGAGATCGCGAAACCTTTCAAGAATAGAGAGATAGTGGTTGTTGCGGGTAGAATTGTGGAGAAACGTTTGCAAAGCAAACAGGGCGCATTTTCTGATATAATTTTAAATTTGCCTTTTTATCCGTTTTATTTGTTATGTCGTAAAAGAGCAGGCGGCACGATTTATTTTAATGGTCGCGTGGACGCGCGTCTCTCCCTTGCTACCCAAGGATTTTGCGATTGGGGCGGCGCTGGCAACCTTGCAGTGCGAAACTCTTATTTTCAAGAGGTGGGAGGGTTTGAGAAAAACTTTTTGCCCGGTCCCAATCTGGAAGAGCCGGATTTATGCCTTCGTATTAAGCATAGAGGGGGGAAAGTCTTTTACAATGGTCAGGCTTTTGTTGTTCATTCCTATTCCCCAGGGGGGCGCCTTGCTCCCCTTGAAGCAATGAAGAACTTAAGAGCTAATGAGGTTTATTTCGGTTTAAAAAATATTGCTTTTCAAAATATTTTTACCTTTATCGCCTTTTTCTCTTATCAGGCTTGGCAGATTTTCATTTATAGTCTGCTTGCTCTTATCGAGCGGGAGTATTGGCAGCGGGTGCGAGGAAAGTTTAAAGGTTTTGCGCGTTATAAAAGGGTAAATGATAGTTAG
- a CDS encoding glycosyltransferase family 1 protein codes for MRIAIDARAIAGARTGKGEYSYQIIKHLAKIDSRNQYFLYSREKFPCRFGANFKIRRVRLPGILWHLFVWLDLELILKPDVYLALVSYILPALGVKNSVVFTPDLVTFLFPQKHNPKAVFLERCFLKRALAKSERVIAISNATKRDLRRLFSLPSSKINVVYLAADQYQQKSPSFLAEVRQKYNLPSEFILFAGTLEPRKNLIRLLEAYQRFPLKEEYGLVIAGKKGWYYEGIFQRVRQLNLERYVHFLGYIERKDLIALYHLAAVFVFPSLYEGFGLPPLEAMACGAPVITSNLSSLPEVAGGAALLVNPRNVAEIAEALERILTNQELRVRLARLGRERVKKFSWEQTAREILKILERI; via the coding sequence ATGCGTATCGCCATAGATGCCCGTGCGATTGCGGGCGCGCGGACGGGTAAGGGAGAATATAGTTATCAAATAATTAAGCATTTAGCGAAAATTGATTCTCGGAATCAATATTTTTTATATTCCAGAGAAAAATTTCCTTGCCGCTTTGGCGCCAATTTCAAGATAAGAAGAGTGCGATTGCCGGGCATTCTATGGCACCTTTTTGTTTGGCTGGATCTAGAATTGATTTTAAAACCCGATGTTTATTTAGCGCTAGTTAGTTACATTCTTCCCGCTTTAGGGGTTAAAAACTCGGTTGTGTTTACTCCTGATTTAGTTACCTTTTTGTTCCCTCAAAAGCATAATCCCAAGGCGGTTTTTTTGGAGAGATGTTTCTTAAAAAGAGCGCTTGCCAAGAGTGAGAGGGTAATTGCGATTTCTAATGCTACCAAAAGAGACCTGCGAAGATTGTTTTCCCTTCCCTCTTCTAAAATAAATGTGGTTTATTTAGCCGCGGATCAATATCAACAAAAATCCCCTTCTTTTTTGGCGGAAGTGAGACAGAAATATAATTTGCCTTCAGAATTTATTCTTTTCGCGGGCACCTTGGAGCCCAGAAAAAATCTCATTCGTTTATTAGAGGCTTACCAGAGATTCCCCTTAAAAGAAGAATATGGCTTAGTAATCGCGGGTAAAAAGGGTTGGTACTATGAGGGAATTTTCCAGAGGGTCCGGCAATTAAATCTTGAGCGGTATGTGCATTTTTTGGGCTATATTGAGAGAAAAGACCTCATTGCCCTTTACCATTTAGCCGCTGTTTTTGTCTTTCCTTCTTTATATGAAGGTTTTGGTTTGCCTCCTTTGGAAGCAATGGCTTGCGGCGCTCCTGTAATCACAAGCAACCTTTCTTCTCTGCCTGAAGTGGCAGGAGGAGCGGCTTTATTGGTTAATCCCAGAAATGTAGCGGAGATTGCCGAGGCGCTGGAGCGGATATTGACCAATCAGGAATTAAGGGTTAGATTAGCTAGATTAGGGCGGGAGAGAGTAAAAAAGTTTAGTTGGGAGCAAACAGCAAGGGAGATTCTAAAAATATTAGAACGGATATAA
- a CDS encoding pilin: MNTKSIFKLLFLCSVIFILGFSIAHSALATEPINVSLENPIGTDTVTGLINKITGWVLGIAGSIMMIVLIFAGFRYLTAGANEDRAKSAKKMLTWAIIGIAIIVGAAAITNAVMDALGVPETTTGGGGGTANVAAALDTIELAPEGDLNGDGEINAGDTINVVANLTNNSDQDITLNNVRLIAVAAGSATGMNNLEQGDKKKVAGASTLIADEQEILKCGYREYWIIREFGPITVKARETVGLHSEWTVLNIPDNILIQLETSDATQQQACELLGRVPIDGGESGTSGLLSYVSHTVKRSSIENESAEPKVAPGAEVTMEVCLKNTGGEEIDDANVNLSPQEDGVSVLNNPRRYAGVDPEEVACKDYDFSIAADYKPTSINFKIQDATSDDKVSESNIKVDLGTGGEGGIEEGTCNSSSGCVTFQEYTIQDSSIGGSRPNAKVVPGATVMMRVYLENQTSTDFGDTIQATLTTSDSGVTVTNNPGKYSGMHINKHEYYGYTFSIPGSYTKNSINFTIQGSKVTSTNFTVPIDTSFKQNLTALYFGSGIGNTLVVKGTILHPTFSIKNTGAMALAANQDFNVELYACYSKDADACAGLTSKPEYKFYSGSAKEMSGGWTSIPSGGYVAVKYPLDFEVKEQKNLYLGIKIDTGNSINESNENDNTGGPYEVQIASWNAEVKELTLDDDPTQGTKITYLDPPANTKIVYRGSFKITNTGTGNTNLGSTDFYYKIDLIDGPCAESTPGLYNSQEQQLTGYLLPGNSVTKNLEIDTRQNYPFTWQTGKSYRVRIILKDHSTLEQIPNKVVCAAPFTYGGEPTLTYNAKVLNASLTTTGVTNYLYVYGKVKNDSTKKADVSYGWSINKNSSGATDNFGCLQNASTYNSGETMNAGSMPADSEVTITSGHIDKPAENGYYQTVVTANVPGDTDATDNKKCSTPLKIESGGTKPPPIEPAISYDLEASKAVLSYDPAANRFKTTICVKNHSTKNGEAYSGFIGYYSWSLRRDGIESVEASMSGFTAGSGEEQCFDANPYRTELGEYRFSLITSVGNQNIDVKPGNDSIWSNTVTISETPPVLPPSAPADYKTEISTYGMTANPPDNPGTYNYRITYENKSTQDGQPIRANVSWGVKMLRNDSLPTGCPASGGSTVFSYNTVIDAQNGIFVDMYGDSYKPSQEGYYHLEAWAGVSGYEDSKSYKCTSTVHHVPATSASLDLSSANAFALPLLDEQIKNFWQKLQEVIE, translated from the coding sequence ATGAACACAAAATCTATTTTCAAACTTCTATTTCTTTGTTCTGTAATCTTTATACTCGGATTTTCTATCGCACATTCTGCTTTAGCGACTGAACCGATTAATGTTAGTTTGGAAAACCCTATCGGAACAGACACGGTCACAGGGCTCATTAATAAAATCACGGGCTGGGTTTTAGGCATCGCGGGTTCCATTATGATGATTGTTTTGATTTTCGCGGGTTTTCGCTATTTAACCGCCGGAGCTAATGAAGACAGAGCCAAAAGCGCCAAAAAAATGCTGACGTGGGCGATTATTGGCATCGCGATAATCGTCGGCGCGGCTGCGATTACCAACGCGGTAATGGACGCGCTGGGCGTACCTGAAACTACTACCGGCGGGGGAGGGGGTACGGCAAACGTGGCGGCAGCTTTGGACACAATAGAATTGGCTCCGGAGGGCGATCTCAATGGAGATGGAGAAATCAACGCCGGAGATACGATAAATGTTGTTGCTAATTTAACTAATAATAGTGATCAAGATATTACTCTGAATAATGTCCGCCTCATTGCGGTTGCGGCTGGCTCTGCAACGGGAATGAATAATCTTGAGCAAGGGGACAAAAAAAAAGTAGCGGGGGCAAGCACATTGATCGCTGACGAACAAGAAATTCTTAAATGCGGCTACAGGGAATACTGGATTATTAGAGAATTTGGCCCGATTACCGTTAAAGCGCGGGAAACCGTCGGCTTGCACTCGGAATGGACAGTTCTCAATATTCCGGATAATATTTTAATCCAATTAGAAACATCAGACGCAACCCAGCAACAAGCCTGTGAACTTTTAGGCAGGGTGCCGATAGATGGAGGCGAGAGCGGAACTAGCGGCTTATTAAGTTATGTAAGCCACACGGTGAAGAGAAGCAGTATCGAAAATGAGAGCGCGGAGCCTAAAGTCGCGCCCGGGGCAGAAGTCACAATGGAGGTCTGCCTGAAGAATACAGGCGGCGAAGAAATCGATGACGCGAATGTAAATCTTTCCCCGCAAGAGGATGGGGTTAGTGTCTTAAATAACCCGCGTAGGTACGCGGGGGTAGATCCCGAGGAAGTAGCATGCAAAGACTACGACTTTTCAATCGCGGCAGATTATAAACCAACATCAATCAATTTTAAAATCCAAGACGCAACGTCAGATGACAAAGTCAGCGAATCTAATATTAAGGTGGATTTAGGCACGGGAGGAGAAGGAGGAATAGAGGAAGGCACATGCAACAGCAGCAGCGGTTGTGTGACTTTCCAGGAATACACCATTCAGGATAGCTCTATTGGCGGATCAAGGCCAAACGCTAAGGTTGTTCCCGGAGCGACTGTTATGATGCGTGTTTATTTAGAAAATCAAACCAGCACAGACTTTGGGGACACTATACAGGCAACTCTCACCACCAGCGATAGTGGCGTTACTGTCACGAATAATCCGGGGAAATATAGCGGAATGCATATTAACAAACACGAATATTACGGATACACATTTTCCATTCCGGGAAGTTACACTAAAAATTCCATAAATTTTACGATCCAAGGAAGCAAAGTAACCTCAACAAATTTTACTGTGCCGATAGACACAAGTTTTAAACAGAATTTAACCGCCCTCTACTTCGGATCCGGAATAGGCAACACACTAGTGGTTAAGGGTACCATCCTGCATCCCACTTTTTCCATTAAGAATACCGGCGCGATGGCTCTTGCCGCGAATCAAGATTTTAATGTTGAATTATACGCCTGCTATAGCAAAGACGCAGATGCCTGCGCTGGATTAACCAGCAAGCCAGAATATAAATTCTATTCTGGCAGTGCGAAAGAGATGTCCGGCGGGTGGACAAGCATACCGTCAGGAGGATACGTGGCGGTGAAATATCCCTTAGATTTCGAAGTCAAAGAACAGAAAAATCTTTATCTCGGCATTAAAATAGACACGGGCAACAGCATTAATGAAAGCAACGAGAATGATAATACGGGCGGACCATACGAAGTTCAGATCGCTAGCTGGAACGCGGAGGTCAAAGAATTGACTTTAGACGATGATCCGACCCAAGGGACTAAAATTACTTATCTCGATCCTCCAGCAAATACCAAAATAGTTTATCGCGGTTCATTTAAAATCACGAACACAGGAACGGGCAACACTAATCTGGGTTCAACGGATTTTTATTACAAAATTGACCTTATTGACGGACCTTGCGCGGAATCCACTCCAGGATTATATAATAGCCAGGAGCAACAATTAACGGGCTATCTTCTTCCCGGCAACTCTGTGACTAAAAATTTAGAAATTGATACGAGGCAGAATTATCCGTTCACTTGGCAGACTGGAAAATCTTACAGAGTAAGGATTATATTGAAGGATCACAGTACACTTGAACAAATACCCAATAAAGTGGTTTGCGCCGCGCCTTTCACCTACGGCGGGGAGCCTACCCTTACTTATAACGCCAAGGTTCTAAACGCGAGCCTTACCACAACGGGGGTCACTAACTATCTCTATGTGTATGGCAAGGTAAAAAATGACAGCACAAAAAAAGCGGATGTTAGCTACGGCTGGAGCATTAATAAAAATAGCAGCGGCGCGACGGATAACTTTGGCTGTTTACAAAATGCTTCTACTTATAATTCAGGCGAAACTATGAACGCGGGATCAATGCCCGCGGACAGTGAAGTTACAATAACCAGCGGACACATCGACAAGCCTGCTGAAAATGGATATTACCAAACAGTAGTTACGGCAAATGTTCCCGGGGATACAGATGCAACAGATAATAAAAAATGCTCTACTCCTCTTAAAATAGAAAGTGGCGGAACAAAACCGCCACCTATAGAGCCTGCTATATCTTACGACCTGGAAGCAAGTAAGGCGGTATTGAGTTATGATCCTGCCGCTAACCGATTTAAAACCACTATCTGCGTCAAAAATCACAGCACTAAAAATGGTGAAGCTTATAGCGGTTTTATAGGATATTACTCATGGTCTTTAAGAAGAGATGGCATCGAATCTGTGGAGGCTTCAATGAGCGGTTTCACGGCCGGATCAGGCGAAGAACAATGTTTTGATGCTAACCCATACCGAACAGAGCTTGGCGAGTATCGGTTTTCTTTAATTACCAGCGTGGGCAACCAAAATATAGATGTTAAGCCCGGCAATGATTCAATATGGTCCAATACAGTAACAATTTCCGAAACTCCCCCCGTACTGCCCCCATCCGCTCCAGCTGACTACAAGACAGAAATCTCTACTTACGGTATGACCGCTAATCCGCCGGATAATCCCGGGACTTATAATTACCGCATTACCTACGAAAACAAAAGCACCCAAGATGGTCAACCGATCAGGGCAAATGTGAGTTGGGGCGTTAAGATGTTGCGCAACGACTCTTTGCCAACGGGCTGCCCGGCAAGCGGCGGATCTACGGTATTCTCATATAATACAGTCATCGATGCTCAGAACGGCATTTTCGTGGATATGTATGGCGATAGTTATAAACCGAGCCAAGAAGGATATTACCATTTAGAGGCTTGGGCTGGGGTTAGCGGTTACGAAGACAGTAAAAGTTATAAATGCACTAGCACGGTGCATCACGTTCCCGCCACTTCCGCAAGTTTAGACCTCTCCAGCGCCAATGCCTTTGCGCTGCCGCTTTTAGACGAGCAAATCAAAAATTTCTGGCAAAAATTGCAGGAGGTGATAGAATAA
- a CDS encoding pilin encodes MKKSKYPQIFCLSIFLLLFGFSVFTATAQDEPTGLQRPDAAAAGLPAGDFKALINGIVKWVLWIAAPACLVALVYGGMRYAFAGGSEEKAENAKKIMKYAVIGVAIIIAAYAIVGLITALISGEVPATPEVNGSNATPKRFAGGCPSLGQGARCVNADNVQSLCNCETTDPNSCYCP; translated from the coding sequence ATGAAAAAATCCAAATATCCGCAAATTTTCTGCTTGAGCATCTTCCTGCTCCTCTTTGGTTTTTCTGTTTTCACCGCAACGGCGCAAGATGAACCTACTGGATTACAACGCCCTGACGCCGCGGCGGCTGGACTGCCCGCGGGTGACTTCAAGGCTTTGATTAACGGCATTGTAAAATGGGTGCTTTGGATCGCAGCGCCAGCTTGTTTAGTCGCTCTTGTTTACGGCGGGATGCGTTATGCCTTTGCCGGAGGAAGTGAAGAGAAGGCTGAAAATGCGAAGAAGATAATGAAATACGCAGTCATTGGCGTCGCGATCATCATCGCGGCTTACGCTATTGTCGGCTTAATCACCGCGCTTATTTCCGGCGAAGTGCCGGCAACGCCAGAAGTCAACGGAAGTAATGCCACTCCGAAACGATTTGCTGGCGGTTGCCCAAGTCTGGGACAAGGGGCTCGCTGTGTCAATGCTGACAATGTACAAAGTCTATGTAATTGTGAGACCACTGATCCTAATAGCTGTTACTGTCCTTGA
- a CDS encoding O-antigen ligase family protein, with translation MLYFTLFLLFILIISLFKTRWGLYLILFLLPTYLIRREIFFIPTTFLELSIYFVFLVWLFKAIFSKNLIKKIRRVYRVIRPFFIPLALFFGAAILATVISPDKRLSLGVLKGWFLNPLLVLILFLDLVRRKKEIKAVVLTLFLSASYIAIYGLYEYIFRVGLDSDGRLNSFFVPANYVAMYVAPILVLSFTFWKKVRSKFLLITYYLLFIAVLLALYFTKSYGGWLGLFGALVFLWSRIKIPIKRLKYLLIFALLVILVSISESESPKFGRLLDFSTRTSSSTRAEIWQTSLLIIKEHPFWGVGLGNFEASYREYVPRVAFPPLEWLVVKPHNLYLALWIEMGILGLASFIWLIIIFFKQGWQKKDDPIVEYALAAMIALLVHGLVDTPYFKNDLSVLFWIIVAVVIVTTAGAKQ, from the coding sequence ATGCTATACTTCACACTCTTTCTGCTATTTATCCTAATAATATCTTTATTTAAAACCCGCTGGGGTTTGTATTTGATTTTGTTTCTGCTTCCTACTTATTTAATCCGGAGAGAGATTTTTTTCATTCCTACCACTTTTTTAGAACTATCCATTTATTTTGTTTTTCTAGTTTGGCTGTTCAAAGCGATTTTTTCTAAAAATTTAATTAAAAAAATAAGGCGAGTTTATCGCGTCATCCGTCCTTTTTTTATCCCCCTAGCTTTGTTTTTCGGGGCAGCAATTCTCGCGACCGTCATTTCCCCGGATAAAAGATTGAGTTTGGGGGTTTTAAAGGGTTGGTTTCTTAATCCCCTTTTGGTCTTAATTCTATTTTTAGATCTTGTAAGAAGAAAAAAAGAGATTAAGGCAGTTGTTCTCACATTATTTCTTTCCGCTTCTTACATTGCGATTTATGGGCTTTACGAGTATATTTTTCGGGTAGGTCTTGATTCGGATGGTCGGTTGAACTCGTTTTTTGTTCCGGCAAATTATGTCGCGATGTATGTGGCACCTATTTTGGTTCTATCTTTCACTTTTTGGAAAAAAGTGCGCTCCAAATTTTTACTGATTACCTATTACCTATTATTTATTGCAGTTCTTCTCGCTCTCTATTTCACTAAATCTTATGGCGGTTGGCTGGGATTGTTCGGCGCTCTCGTTTTCCTTTGGTCTAGAATTAAAATCCCGATAAAAAGATTAAAATATCTCTTGATTTTTGCCCTGCTTGTAATTTTGGTAAGCATTAGCGAATCCGAGTCGCCCAAATTCGGACGGCTTTTGGATTTTAGCACTCGCACCTCCTCTTCTACTCGCGCGGAAATTTGGCAGACTTCGCTTCTTATTATAAAAGAACACCCTTTTTGGGGTGTGGGATTGGGGAATTTTGAAGCCTCCTACCGCGAATATGTGCCGCGAGTTGCTTTTCCGCCTTTGGAATGGTTGGTAGTCAAACCGCACAATCTGTATCTCGCTCTATGGATTGAGATGGGTATTTTGGGTTTAGCAAGTTTTATCTGGCTCATTATTATCTTCTTCAAACAAGGCTGGCAAAAGAAAGATGATCCCATAGTGGAATACGCCTTAGCGGCAATGATAGCGTTGCTGGTGCACGGTCTTGTGGACACGCCTTATTTTAAAAATGATTTGTCGGTGCTGTTTTGGATAATAGTCGCTGTCGTCATCGTGACCACCGCAGGGGCGAAGCAATGA
- a CDS encoding O-antigen ligase family protein yields the protein MFKPAKVIAILLCVGVVSFLLAYNPLLGFLACLGLLLGFLIFLDFKFGLVLVIFSLVLGQLVRIPLPSTESFFLPNDMIIPVMILCWIFGKLVKRDFKIQSTPLNAPLFIFLGIALISLIWGIRNLAWGEALVSSFYYLRFLEYALLFYIVLDVAKGAKEIKKYIAWIFVCSFILAILGFLQYIFVPDFSAMAAKAGWDPHIKRLLSTWFDPNFMGGFFVFILSFVLSFFLYSQNRKYRLFLAILGLVLFGALILTYSRSAFLAFLATLLVLGILKSKKLLLGGLAALLILVGVSDRLQTRLAGATEIDVTAQARIASWLATWEIARDHLFLGVGFNTFKYVQSEYGKIGSEASHSDFGSDSSFLTILVTTGIFGFLAYLWLLGAMFWVSFKAWREKSDNKVAAALGLGMLGALSGMLVHSQFTNSLLYPHFMEVIWIFLALVIRTKSPDKGKSQEFTSVSCVNDK from the coding sequence ATGTTTAAACCTGCTAAAGTTATAGCCATTCTTTTATGCGTTGGAGTCGTTTCTTTCCTGTTGGCTTACAATCCCCTTTTGGGCTTTTTAGCCTGCCTCGGTTTGCTTTTGGGCTTTTTAATTTTCCTGGATTTCAAATTCGGTTTAGTCTTGGTGATTTTTTCTTTAGTTTTAGGTCAATTAGTGCGCATTCCTTTGCCTAGCACGGAGAGTTTTTTTCTGCCCAACGATATGATTATTCCGGTAATGATTCTTTGCTGGATTTTTGGAAAATTGGTCAAGCGCGATTTCAAAATTCAATCCACGCCCCTCAACGCGCCTCTCTTTATTTTCTTGGGTATAGCTTTAATTTCTTTAATTTGGGGCATACGTAATCTTGCTTGGGGAGAGGCTTTAGTTTCCAGTTTTTACTACCTGCGGTTTTTGGAATATGCTTTGTTGTTTTATATCGTCTTGGATGTGGCGAAGGGCGCGAAAGAGATTAAAAAATATATCGCCTGGATTTTCGTTTGTTCCTTTATTTTGGCTATTTTGGGCTTTTTGCAATATATTTTTGTCCCTGATTTTTCCGCTATGGCGGCAAAAGCGGGGTGGGATCCCCATATCAAGCGCCTGCTCTCCACTTGGTTTGACCCGAATTTTATGGGCGGTTTTTTTGTTTTTATTTTGAGTTTTGTCTTAAGCTTTTTCTTGTACTCCCAAAATCGCAAATACAGATTATTCTTGGCGATTTTAGGATTGGTTTTGTTTGGCGCCCTGATTCTTACTTATTCACGCAGCGCCTTTTTGGCTTTTTTGGCGACGCTCTTGGTTTTAGGCATTTTAAAGTCCAAAAAGCTGCTGTTAGGAGGTCTCGCGGCTCTTTTAATTTTAGTTGGGGTTTCGGATCGTTTGCAAACAAGATTAGCCGGGGCAACCGAGATTGACGTGACCGCGCAAGCGAGGATTGCTTCTTGGCTCGCGACTTGGGAGATCGCCCGTGACCATCTTTTTTTGGGCGTGGGTTTTAACACCTTTAAATATGTCCAATCGGAATATGGTAAGATTGGATCCGAAGCGAGCCATTCCGATTTTGGCAGCGATTCCTCTTTTTTGACCATTTTGGTAACGACTGGGATCTTTGGTTTTTTAGCTTATTTATGGCTTTTGGGCGCTATGTTTTGGGTAAGTTTCAAAGCGTGGCGCGAGAAGAGCGATAATAAAGTCGCCGCGGCTTTGGGCTTAGGAATGCTTGGCGCGTTGTCCGGAATGCTCGTTCACTCCCAATTTACCAATAGTCTTTTGTATCCGCATTTTATGGAAGTGATTTGGATATTTCTGGCGTTGGTGATAAGGACTAAAAGTCCTGACAAAGGAAAGAGTCAAGAATTTACATCAGTTTCATGCGTCAATGATAAATAA
- a CDS encoding pilin: protein MSKIIKSAFFLILLTAPLFFAQGAGEEPEYYCTKKQDNGELKKCTSNAQCVGLGTCVKVYHGGFQPAYNPDTPKAWITAGLNWFLALAAILCVAVLVWAGITYATAGGDEDKVEKAKKRMIYGVIGVAFIIGAFAITQLIKTGLEGNLPTSPAL, encoded by the coding sequence ATGTCTAAAATTATCAAAAGCGCATTTTTTCTAATTCTCCTAACCGCGCCTTTGTTCTTTGCTCAAGGCGCCGGAGAAGAACCTGAATATTATTGCACCAAAAAACAAGACAATGGCGAATTGAAAAAATGCACCTCCAATGCGCAATGCGTGGGTTTGGGCACCTGCGTCAAAGTGTATCATGGCGGTTTTCAGCCAGCATACAATCCCGATACCCCTAAAGCATGGATTACAGCAGGTTTAAACTGGTTCTTAGCCCTCGCCGCGATTCTCTGTGTTGCCGTTTTGGTTTGGGCTGGTATTACTTATGCCACAGCCGGCGGAGATGAAGACAAAGTAGAAAAAGCCAAGAAGAGAATGATTTATGGAGTAATTGGGGTTGCTTTTATTATTGGCGCTTTTGCAATTACCCAGCTCATCAAAACTGGCCTAGAAGGGAATCTGCCTACTAGCCCCGCTTTGTAA